A genomic window from Streptomyces brevispora includes:
- a CDS encoding MFS transporter, giving the protein MPQTTHEQQSPELSDPRMSRTGRGIVPVLAFAGITVAVMQTLLVPVIKDLPTLLHTDPSNATWVMTATLLAGAVSTPIMGRLGDLNGKRRMLLASLAVMVTGSLTCAFTDDLVIMIVGRALQGFAMGAIPLGIGIMRDELPREKLGSAMALMSSSIGVGGGLALPGAALVAQHTDWHTLFFGSAGLGVLAMGLTVLAVPETPLRAPGRFDVIGALGLAAGLVLLLLPVTKGSDWGWTSPATLGLIAAALVVLLLWGVFELRSDAPLVDLRTTARREVLLTNLASIMVGVAFYAVSLVLPQLLQLPRSTGYGLGQSMVVAGLCVAPLGLTMMLVAPLYARLSARYGPKVSLMLGLLIIAIGYGAGLGLMSAAWQTVVIAVLLGAGIGLAYSSLPALIIGAVDASATGAATGLNTLMRSIGTSGSSAVIGMVLAHTSVRTGPVAVPSMAGFRTSFMIATGAVLIGLVLAAFLPAQRSAAAPVLLASSAGDAAARMSGLPLAGSGTPLPLAGSGFRGRVVEADGTPVSGANVTLIDRQGGQAGLTTTDAEGRYALAAPAGGSFVLAGSAAGYAPRAYPAAHPATGRPTETDLVLTVSARERRTSLRS; this is encoded by the coding sequence ATGCCACAGACGACGCACGAACAGCAGTCCCCGGAGCTTTCCGATCCGCGGATGTCGAGGACGGGCAGGGGAATCGTCCCCGTGCTCGCCTTCGCGGGTATCACCGTGGCGGTGATGCAGACCCTGCTCGTCCCCGTCATCAAGGACCTGCCCACCCTTCTCCACACCGATCCGTCCAACGCCACCTGGGTGATGACGGCGACGCTGCTCGCCGGAGCCGTCTCCACGCCGATCATGGGGCGGCTCGGGGACCTCAACGGCAAACGCAGGATGCTGCTGGCCAGCCTCGCCGTCATGGTGACCGGCTCCCTGACATGCGCCTTCACCGACGATCTCGTGATCATGATCGTGGGCCGCGCGCTCCAGGGCTTCGCCATGGGTGCCATCCCGCTGGGCATCGGCATCATGCGCGACGAACTGCCGCGCGAGAAGCTCGGCTCGGCGATGGCCCTGATGAGCTCCTCGATCGGGGTGGGGGGCGGACTCGCGCTGCCCGGCGCCGCCCTGGTCGCCCAGCACACCGACTGGCACACCCTCTTCTTCGGCTCGGCCGGCCTCGGCGTGCTGGCCATGGGGCTGACCGTGCTGGCCGTTCCGGAGACCCCGCTGCGGGCCCCCGGCCGGTTCGACGTCATCGGCGCGCTCGGCCTCGCGGCCGGACTGGTCCTCCTGCTGCTGCCCGTCACCAAGGGCAGCGACTGGGGCTGGACCTCCCCCGCCACCCTCGGGCTGATCGCCGCCGCCCTGGTGGTGCTGTTGCTGTGGGGGGTGTTCGAGCTGCGCAGTGACGCGCCGCTGGTCGATCTGCGGACCACCGCGCGCCGCGAGGTGCTGCTCACCAACCTCGCCTCGATCATGGTCGGGGTCGCCTTCTACGCCGTCTCGCTGGTCCTGCCGCAGCTGCTCCAGCTGCCGCGGTCCACCGGATACGGCCTGGGCCAGTCGATGGTGGTCGCCGGGCTGTGCGTGGCGCCGCTGGGCCTGACGATGATGCTCGTCGCCCCGCTGTACGCCCGGCTGTCCGCCCGGTACGGCCCCAAGGTGTCGCTGATGCTCGGCCTGTTGATCATCGCGATCGGCTACGGGGCCGGGCTCGGCCTGATGAGCGCCGCCTGGCAGACCGTCGTGATCGCGGTGCTGCTCGGCGCCGGCATCGGGCTCGCCTACTCCTCGCTGCCCGCGCTGATCATCGGGGCCGTCGACGCCTCGGCGACGGGCGCGGCCACCGGGCTCAACACCCTGATGCGGTCCATCGGCACCTCGGGGTCGAGCGCGGTGATCGGCATGGTGCTGGCGCACACCTCGGTGCGGACGGGGCCGGTGGCGGTGCCCAGCATGGCGGGGTTCCGGACCTCGTTCATGATCGCGACGGGGGCGGTGTTGATCGGACTGGTGCTCGCCGCGTTCCTGCCGGCGCAGCGGTCGGCCGCCGCGCCGGTCCTGCTGGCGAGCAGCGCGGGCGACGCGGCGGCCCGGATGTCCGGCCTCCCGCTCGCCGGCTCCGGCACCCCGCTCCCGCTCGCCGGCTCCGGCTTCCGCGGCCGGGTCGTCGAAGCGGACGGGACCCCGGTCTCCGGTGCCAACGTCACCCTGATCGACCGGCAGGGCGGGCAGGCCGGGCTCACCACGACGGACGCGGAGGGCCGGTACGCGCTCGCCGCCCCGGCCGGCGGCAGCTTCGTCCTGGCCGGATCGGCCGCCGGATACGCGCCGCGCGCCTACCCGGCGGCGCACCCGGCGACCGGCCGGCCCACCGAGACCGATCTGGTGCTGACGGTCAGCGCACGGGAGCGTCGAACCTCGCTGCGGTCGTGA
- the pepE gene encoding dipeptidase PepE gives MNLLLLSNSTQHGCGYLEHALDTVTAFLPSGARLAFVPYALADHATYTARVRGALEPAGISVRGVHENADPVAELAASDAVFIGGGNSFRLLSALYRTGLRDALTEAVRDGLPYMGASAGTNMASPTLRTTNDMPIVQPPSFETLGLVPFQINPHYLDPDPESTHKGETREERLNEFLEENDVPVLGLREGSWLRVDGRRAHVQGALPARLFTRAAQPRELPAGTDVSHLLTTAARFDAPVR, from the coding sequence GTGAATCTGCTCCTGCTCTCCAACTCCACGCAGCACGGCTGCGGTTACCTGGAACACGCCCTCGACACGGTCACCGCGTTCCTGCCCTCCGGCGCCCGCCTCGCCTTCGTGCCGTACGCGCTCGCCGACCACGCGACGTACACCGCGCGCGTCCGCGGTGCCCTGGAACCGGCCGGCATCAGCGTCCGCGGCGTCCATGAGAACGCCGACCCGGTCGCCGAACTCGCCGCGTCCGATGCCGTGTTCATCGGCGGCGGCAACTCCTTCCGGCTGCTGAGCGCGCTCTACCGGACCGGTCTGCGCGACGCCCTGACCGAGGCGGTGCGCGACGGACTGCCGTACATGGGAGCGAGTGCGGGGACGAACATGGCGTCGCCCACCCTGCGGACCACCAACGACATGCCCATCGTGCAGCCGCCGTCCTTCGAGACGCTCGGCCTCGTCCCGTTCCAGATCAACCCGCACTACCTGGACCCGGACCCGGAGAGCACCCACAAGGGCGAGACCCGCGAGGAACGGCTCAACGAGTTCCTGGAGGAGAACGACGTCCCCGTGCTCGGCCTGCGCGAGGGGTCATGGCTGCGGGTCGACGGGCGCCGGGCCCATGTCCAGGGCGCCCTCCCCGCCCGGCTGTTCACCCGCGCCGCGCAGCCGCGGGAGCTCCCGGCGGGGACGGACGTCTCTCATCTCCTCACGACCGCAGCGAGGTTCGACGCTCCCGTGCGCTGA
- a CDS encoding IclR family transcriptional regulator — translation MTDFDLDRRTPTGALQTVDRALLVLLAFERSRPDWGVTEVAEEFGWDTSVAQRLLATLAGRGFLVSDPATRRYRIGPAVLRLGRLWERSGSLELLAGPVLEELRRVTGDTVLFCLPDSFHMRCVAAEEGETGPLRYYPLVGELYPAHAGATSKSFYAYLPDEQRHRLFRGRPMARFTDRTVTDPDLLERELLKVRAQGYAWTVGEYDTGVATVAVPVFLGREPYGSLSLGGAEERFEGAPENRLDALRKAAELLERRLTHPPQRPKPRSRRTG, via the coding sequence ATGACGGACTTCGACCTGGACCGGCGCACCCCCACCGGAGCCCTGCAAACCGTCGACCGGGCGCTCCTCGTGCTGCTCGCGTTCGAGCGGAGCAGGCCCGACTGGGGTGTCACCGAGGTCGCCGAGGAGTTCGGCTGGGACACCTCGGTGGCCCAGCGACTGCTCGCCACCCTCGCGGGCCGCGGCTTCCTGGTCTCCGACCCGGCCACCCGCCGCTACCGCATCGGCCCCGCCGTGCTGCGCCTGGGCAGGCTCTGGGAGCGCTCCGGATCGCTGGAGCTGCTCGCCGGACCGGTCCTTGAGGAGCTGCGCAGGGTCACCGGTGACACCGTGCTCTTCTGCCTGCCGGACAGCTTCCACATGCGGTGCGTGGCGGCCGAGGAGGGCGAGACCGGGCCGCTGCGCTACTACCCCCTGGTCGGCGAGCTCTACCCGGCGCACGCCGGGGCGACCAGCAAGTCGTTCTACGCGTACCTGCCGGACGAGCAGCGCCACCGGCTCTTCCGGGGGCGCCCGATGGCCCGGTTCACCGACCGGACCGTGACCGATCCGGATCTGCTGGAGCGGGAGCTGCTGAAGGTACGCGCCCAGGGGTACGCCTGGACGGTCGGCGAGTACGACACCGGCGTCGCGACCGTCGCCGTACCGGTCTTCCTCGGGCGCGAACCGTACGGAAGCCTCAGCCTGGGCGGCGCCGAGGAACGGTTCGAGGGGGCGCCGGAGAACCGGCTCGACGCGCTGCGGAAGGCAGCCGAACTGCTGGAGAGGCGCCTCACCCACCCGCCGCAGCGCCCGAAGCCCCGGTCCCGCCGCACCGGCTGA
- a CDS encoding DUF1177 domain-containing protein: MLKYVLDIVDLLDDPQVNGKTVVEYLDSAAGAAGSSAEVTTVAGERGSTDFVLVRIPGSRGRTAGGTARTLGVVGRLGGIGARPEVTGLVSDADGAICAVATAAKLLDMRRRGDVLPGDVIVATHICPNAPTEPHDPVPFMGSPVDIATMNRHEVTDDMEAVLSVDTTKGNRIINHKGLALSPTVKEGWVLRVSEQLGELLAVVTGEPLVTYPVTTQDITPYGNGAHHINSILQPSTATAAPVVGLAVTSAAAVPGCQTGASHESDIASAARYAVEVAKAYGAGQLDFHDAVEFDNLVNRYGSLAHLQTFGRTPQES; the protein is encoded by the coding sequence ATGTTGAAGTACGTACTGGACATCGTCGATCTGCTCGACGATCCCCAGGTCAATGGCAAGACGGTCGTCGAGTACCTCGACTCCGCAGCGGGGGCCGCGGGTTCGTCCGCAGAGGTCACCACGGTCGCCGGCGAGCGGGGCTCGACGGACTTCGTGCTGGTCCGCATCCCCGGTTCCCGGGGACGGACGGCCGGGGGCACCGCCCGCACCCTCGGTGTGGTCGGCCGGCTCGGCGGCATCGGCGCCCGGCCCGAGGTGACCGGCCTGGTCTCCGACGCCGACGGCGCGATCTGCGCCGTCGCCACCGCCGCGAAGCTGCTCGACATGCGCCGCCGCGGCGATGTGCTGCCCGGCGATGTGATCGTCGCTACGCACATCTGCCCGAACGCGCCGACCGAGCCGCACGACCCGGTGCCGTTCATGGGATCGCCCGTGGACATCGCCACCATGAACCGCCACGAGGTGACCGACGACATGGAGGCCGTGCTCTCCGTCGACACCACCAAGGGCAACCGGATCATCAACCACAAGGGCCTGGCCCTGTCGCCCACCGTCAAGGAGGGCTGGGTGCTCCGGGTCAGCGAGCAGCTCGGCGAGCTGCTGGCCGTGGTGACCGGTGAGCCGTTGGTCACGTACCCGGTGACCACACAGGACATCACGCCGTACGGTAACGGTGCACACCACATCAATTCGATCCTCCAGCCCTCCACCGCCACGGCCGCCCCCGTGGTCGGTCTGGCGGTCACCTCGGCCGCCGCGGTGCCGGGCTGCCAGACGGGCGCGAGTCACGAGAGCGACATCGCGTCCGCCGCCCGCTACGCCGTGGAGGTCGCCAAGGCCTACGGCGCGGGCCAACTGGACTTCCACGACGCGGTGGAGTTCGACAACCTCGTCAACCGCTACGGGTCGCTGGCTCACCTGCAGACCTTCGGCCGCACACCCCAGGAGTCCTGA
- a CDS encoding cytosine permease, translating into MAAAPQADAAVHETKNIGSDDYSLSRVPRDKRFGFWSMLLQWLAQSGSISQFTLGATIGVGMTFGNAFLAFTLGAVILEIVIFAIGLAGMREGLATPMLTRWVGFGRNGSALVSFVIAVSLVGWFGVQNTIFGNSVSALVGGPAWMWCVIAGIAITALVIFGFKYMAVFAKIVTPLFFAMVAWSIISTLKDHSLSELIHSPPPGDTIPLAVAATAIAGGFMTGAIVAPEMTRYNRKGSHVFVQSASSMILSEYIVGMTGVLLGHLVKSNEVSHIVLSTSGAFGVIVVLMSTAKINDWNLYGSSLGVVNFFQVVFGKRIHRGAVTIFLGIAGTVLSAVGIMTHFTEFLTILGVAIPPIGGIIVAEYWVVKRMRKPLDDTRESETLPKSSPTWVPMSIAIWIAAFCVGKFYDGGIPALNSLATAFVLYSVLGLLGWVKPYGTSTLDDEDSAVPEARTTTSVGAA; encoded by the coding sequence ATGGCAGCCGCCCCGCAGGCCGACGCCGCGGTCCACGAGACCAAGAACATCGGCAGCGACGACTACTCGCTCTCGCGCGTCCCGCGCGACAAGCGGTTCGGTTTCTGGTCCATGCTGCTCCAGTGGCTGGCCCAGTCCGGCTCGATCTCGCAGTTCACGCTCGGCGCCACCATCGGTGTCGGCATGACCTTCGGCAACGCCTTCCTCGCCTTCACGCTCGGCGCGGTGATCCTGGAGATCGTGATCTTCGCGATCGGCCTGGCCGGTATGCGCGAGGGTCTCGCGACCCCGATGCTGACCCGCTGGGTGGGCTTCGGCCGCAACGGCTCCGCGCTGGTCAGCTTCGTCATCGCGGTCAGCCTGGTCGGCTGGTTCGGCGTCCAGAACACGATCTTCGGCAACAGCGTCTCGGCGCTGGTCGGCGGACCGGCCTGGATGTGGTGCGTGATCGCGGGCATCGCCATCACCGCCCTGGTGATCTTCGGCTTCAAGTACATGGCCGTCTTCGCGAAGATCGTCACCCCGCTCTTCTTCGCGATGGTCGCCTGGTCGATCATCTCGACGCTGAAGGACCACTCCCTCAGCGAGCTGATCCACTCGCCACCGCCCGGTGACACGATCCCCCTCGCGGTCGCCGCCACCGCCATCGCGGGCGGCTTCATGACCGGTGCGATCGTGGCGCCGGAGATGACCCGCTACAACAGGAAGGGCTCCCACGTCTTCGTGCAGAGCGCCTCCTCGATGATCCTCTCCGAGTACATCGTCGGTATGACCGGCGTACTCCTGGGCCACCTGGTCAAGAGCAACGAGGTCTCGCACATCGTGCTCTCCACCTCCGGTGCCTTCGGCGTCATCGTGGTCCTGATGTCCACGGCGAAGATCAACGACTGGAACCTGTACGGCTCCTCGCTCGGCGTCGTCAACTTCTTCCAGGTCGTCTTCGGCAAGCGGATCCATCGCGGCGCCGTCACCATCTTCCTCGGCATCGCCGGCACGGTCCTGTCCGCGGTCGGGATCATGACCCACTTCACCGAGTTCCTCACGATCCTCGGCGTCGCGATCCCGCCGATCGGCGGCATCATCGTGGCCGAGTACTGGGTCGTGAAGCGGATGCGCAAGCCACTGGACGACACCCGGGAATCCGAGACGCTGCCCAAGTCCTCGCCGACCTGGGTGCCGATGTCCATCGCCATCTGGATCGCGGCCTTCTGCGTCGGCAAGTTCTACGACGGCGGCATACCGGCCCTGAACTCGCTGGCCACCGCCTTCGTCCTGTACAGCGTCCTCGGCCTGCTGGGCTGGGTGAAGCCGTACGGCACCTCCACCCTGGACGACGAGGACAGCGCGGTCCCCGAAGCCCGCACCACCACCTCTGTGGGAGCAGCATGA
- a CDS encoding M20/M25/M40 family metallo-hydrolase, with translation MSTPDPTATLIPASEEAQAEVVDLCAELIRFDTSNPTSNERASADWVVGRLAEVGIASELIESAPGRASVIARIAGRDPERGALMVHGHLDVVPADASEWQVPPFSGEIRDGYLWGRGAIDMKDTVAVMLATARHFARTGTRPSRDLVLAFLADEEAGGTFGAHWLVEHRPELFSGVTEAIGEGGGFSFAIDDTRRLYPIENAQRGMAWMELTASGRAGHGSSPNDENAVTDLAESLTRIGRETFPIRLIEPVRVLLEEAARLYGVEFDENDIEGSLAKLGPVSDFMQVVLRNSANPTMFNAGYQTNVIPGKATARVDGRFLPGHEQELIDTIDRLLLPSVSREWVNHDIAMETTFDGPLVDAMCDAVRAEDPDGHPVPYCNPGGTDAKAFTHLDIRCFGFKGLKLPHDLDYGRLFHGVDERVPLEGLRFGVRVMTRLWQSC, from the coding sequence ATGAGCACCCCCGACCCCACCGCCACCCTGATACCGGCCTCCGAGGAGGCCCAGGCCGAGGTCGTCGACCTCTGCGCCGAACTGATCAGGTTCGACACCTCCAACCCCACCAGCAACGAGCGTGCGAGCGCCGACTGGGTGGTGGGCCGCCTCGCCGAGGTGGGCATCGCATCGGAGCTGATCGAGTCCGCCCCGGGCCGTGCCAGTGTCATCGCCCGGATCGCCGGCCGCGATCCGGAGCGCGGCGCGCTGATGGTCCACGGCCATCTGGACGTGGTCCCCGCGGACGCCTCCGAGTGGCAGGTGCCGCCGTTCTCCGGCGAGATCCGGGACGGCTACCTGTGGGGCCGGGGCGCGATCGACATGAAGGACACGGTGGCCGTCATGCTGGCCACCGCCCGGCACTTCGCCCGCACCGGCACCCGGCCCTCGCGCGATCTGGTGCTGGCCTTCCTCGCCGACGAGGAGGCGGGCGGCACGTTCGGCGCCCACTGGCTGGTCGAGCACCGCCCGGAACTGTTCTCCGGGGTCACCGAGGCGATCGGCGAGGGCGGCGGGTTCTCCTTCGCCATCGACGACACCCGGCGCCTCTACCCGATCGAGAACGCCCAGCGCGGCATGGCCTGGATGGAGCTCACCGCGAGCGGCCGGGCCGGCCACGGCTCGTCGCCCAACGACGAGAACGCGGTCACCGACCTCGCCGAGTCGCTGACCCGGATCGGCCGCGAGACCTTCCCGATCCGGCTGATCGAGCCGGTCCGCGTCCTGCTCGAAGAGGCGGCCCGCCTGTACGGCGTGGAGTTCGACGAGAACGACATCGAGGGCAGCCTCGCCAAGCTGGGCCCGGTCTCCGACTTCATGCAGGTGGTCCTGCGCAACTCGGCGAACCCCACCATGTTCAACGCCGGTTACCAGACCAACGTCATCCCCGGAAAGGCCACCGCCCGCGTCGACGGCCGTTTCCTGCCCGGCCACGAGCAGGAGCTGATCGACACGATCGACAGGCTGCTGCTCCCCTCGGTCAGCCGCGAGTGGGTCAACCACGACATCGCGATGGAGACCACGTTCGACGGCCCGCTCGTCGACGCCATGTGCGACGCGGTGCGCGCCGAGGACCCGGACGGCCACCCCGTGCCGTACTGCAACCCCGGCGGCACGGACGCCAAGGCCTTCACCCACCTGGACATCCGCTGCTTCGGCTTCAAGGGCCTGAAGCTCCCGCACGACCTGGACTACGGCCGGCTCTTCCACGGCGTGGACGAGCGCGTCCCGCTGGAGGGCCTGCGCTTCGGCGTCCGCGTCATGACCCGACTCTGGCAGAGCTGCTGA
- a CDS encoding class I SAM-dependent methyltransferase, which translates to MERRRNARPASRPQEEPVAAEPKPEILAAFQAAKGFMPVVEGLALYAAAADAAALGLPLLEVGTYCGRSTILLADAARGAGVTALTIDHHRGSEEQQPGWEYHDPTVVDAEIGRMDTLPTFRRTLHAAGLEEHVVALVGRSPQIAAVWGGRLGLVFIDGGHTDEHANGDYEGWAPHVAEGGLLAIHDVFPDPAHGGQAPYRIYLRALASGAFTEIAVTDSLRVLRRTGPGI; encoded by the coding sequence ATGGAGCGCCGTCGAAATGCCCGTCCCGCATCCCGCCCCCAGGAGGAACCCGTGGCCGCCGAGCCCAAGCCGGAGATTCTCGCCGCGTTCCAGGCCGCCAAGGGCTTCATGCCGGTGGTGGAGGGGCTGGCGCTGTACGCGGCCGCCGCCGACGCCGCCGCCCTCGGACTGCCCCTGCTGGAGGTGGGCACGTACTGCGGGCGCTCCACCATCCTGCTCGCCGACGCCGCCCGCGGCGCGGGGGTGACGGCCCTGACCATCGATCACCACCGGGGCAGCGAGGAGCAGCAGCCCGGCTGGGAGTACCACGATCCGACCGTGGTGGACGCCGAGATCGGCCGGATGGACACGCTGCCCACGTTCCGCCGGACGCTGCACGCGGCCGGTCTGGAGGAGCACGTGGTGGCGCTCGTGGGGCGTTCCCCGCAGATCGCGGCCGTCTGGGGCGGGCGGCTCGGGCTGGTCTTCATCGACGGCGGCCACACCGACGAGCACGCGAACGGCGACTACGAGGGCTGGGCGCCGCATGTCGCCGAGGGCGGGCTGCTGGCGATCCACGACGTGTTCCCGGACCCGGCGCACGGCGGCCAGGCCCCGTACCGGATCTACCTGCGGGCGCTGGCCTCCGGGGCGTTCACGGAGATCGCGGTCACCGACTCGCTGCGCGTCCTGCGGCGTACCGGGCCCGGCATCTAA
- a CDS encoding N-acetylmuramoyl-L-alanine amidase translates to MRDDESVPPAPRRPALFAAATLTALCLGATGCGGGDTAQARPGPDGSAAASPSPATASSPGPASPSPVHSGPAPSKRPASRSASAPATVSGPLSGKTVVIDPGHNPRNRLHTAEIARQVDIGTTHKECDTTGTSTNSGYAEAEFTLDVAHRLRELLRAQGAKVVLTYDNDRLFGPCVDERARIGNKAGADAVVSVHADGSAVGNRGFHVILPAAVRGGNADTSKIVGPSRDLGTRIAGLFVRATGSAPSNYIGGNTGLDTRKDLGGLNLSTVPKVFIECGNMRDPKDAALLTSAGWRQKAAQGIADGIRSYLNG, encoded by the coding sequence GTGCGTGACGACGAGAGCGTTCCCCCTGCCCCCCGCCGCCCGGCCCTGTTCGCCGCCGCGACGCTGACCGCGCTGTGTCTGGGCGCCACGGGCTGCGGCGGCGGTGACACCGCGCAGGCCCGGCCCGGCCCGGACGGCAGTGCGGCCGCGTCGCCGTCCCCCGCGACAGCCTCCTCGCCGGGCCCGGCCTCCCCGTCACCGGTGCACAGCGGCCCGGCCCCGTCGAAGCGGCCGGCCTCCCGCTCGGCGTCCGCGCCGGCCACCGTGTCCGGGCCGCTGTCGGGCAAGACGGTCGTCATCGACCCCGGGCACAATCCGCGCAACCGCCTGCACACCGCCGAGATCGCCCGGCAGGTGGACATCGGCACCACGCACAAGGAGTGCGACACCACCGGCACCTCCACCAACTCCGGCTACGCGGAAGCCGAGTTCACCCTCGATGTCGCGCACCGGCTGCGCGAACTGCTGCGGGCGCAGGGCGCGAAGGTGGTTCTGACGTACGACAACGACCGGCTGTTCGGCCCGTGCGTCGACGAACGGGCCAGGATCGGCAACAAGGCGGGGGCCGACGCGGTCGTCTCGGTCCATGCGGACGGGTCTGCGGTCGGCAACCGCGGCTTCCACGTGATCCTGCCCGCGGCGGTGCGCGGCGGGAACGCGGACACCTCGAAGATCGTGGGTCCGTCGCGCGATCTCGGGACGCGTATCGCCGGACTCTTCGTCCGCGCCACCGGAAGTGCGCCTTCCAATTACATCGGCGGCAATACCGGACTGGACACCCGCAAGGATCTGGGCGGACTTAATTTGTCTACCGTGCCCAAAGTCTTCATCGAATGCGGCAATATGCGTGATCCGAAGGACGCCGCCCTGCTCACCAGTGCGGGTTGGCGTCAGAAGGCGGCGCAGGGCATCGCCGATGGCATCAGGAGCTATCTCAACGGGTAG
- a CDS encoding LLM class F420-dependent oxidoreductase, with product MRLGLALGYWGRGPNPAHLDLAREAEDLGYESVWTAEAWGSDAFTPLTWIAAHTSRIRLGTAIAQMAARTPTATAMHALTLDHLSGGRMMLGLGLSGPQVVEGWYGRPFPSSPLTATREYIDVVRQVLGREAPVELDGRFHSHPYNGPGATGLGKPLKPITHPLRSGLPLLLGAEGPKNIAQTTRIADGWLPLYWSPLRTDVYKASLAGLREGFMIAPMVRAQVCDDVAEGLLPVKAMLGFYVGGMGAAARNFHADLMARMGFGEEARRIQQLFLEGRKEEAVLAVPDAFADEISLVGPRERIAERLELWRTGPVTDLLVTAPDPHTLRVLAELN from the coding sequence ATGCGGCTCGGACTCGCTCTCGGATACTGGGGCCGCGGCCCGAACCCGGCCCATCTGGACCTCGCCCGGGAGGCCGAGGACCTGGGCTATGAGTCGGTGTGGACGGCGGAGGCCTGGGGATCGGACGCCTTCACCCCGCTGACCTGGATCGCCGCCCACACCTCCCGCATCCGGCTGGGCACTGCCATCGCGCAGATGGCGGCACGCACCCCGACCGCGACCGCCATGCACGCCCTGACCCTCGACCACCTCTCCGGCGGCCGGATGATGCTCGGCCTCGGGCTCTCCGGCCCGCAGGTCGTCGAGGGCTGGTACGGGCGGCCGTTCCCCAGCAGCCCGCTGACCGCGACCCGCGAGTACATCGACGTGGTGCGCCAAGTGCTCGGCCGCGAGGCCCCTGTTGAGCTGGACGGCCGGTTCCACTCCCATCCGTACAACGGCCCCGGCGCCACCGGACTCGGCAAACCGCTGAAGCCGATCACCCATCCACTGCGGTCCGGGCTCCCGTTACTGCTCGGCGCGGAGGGGCCGAAGAACATCGCGCAGACCACCAGGATCGCGGACGGCTGGCTGCCGCTGTACTGGTCGCCGCTGCGCACGGATGTGTACAAGGCGTCGCTGGCGGGCCTCCGTGAGGGGTTCATGATCGCGCCGATGGTCCGTGCGCAGGTCTGTGACGATGTCGCGGAGGGCCTGCTGCCGGTGAAGGCGATGCTCGGCTTCTACGTCGGCGGCATGGGCGCCGCCGCCCGTAACTTCCACGCGGATCTGATGGCGCGGATGGGGTTCGGTGAGGAGGCCCGGCGGATTCAGCAGCTCTTCCTGGAGGGCCGCAAGGAGGAGGCCGTCCTCGCCGTCCCGGACGCCTTCGCCGATGAGATCTCGTTGGTCGGTCCCCGCGAACGGATCGCGGAACGGCTGGAGTTGTGGCGCACGGGGCCGGTCACCGACCTACTGGTGACGGCGCCGGACCCGCACACCCTGCGGGTGCTGGCGGAGCTCAACTAG
- a CDS encoding PHP domain-containing protein — protein MDPVRALERIAFLLERGGADTYRVQAFRTAARTVAAMPGGEAVQRVTNGSLERVKGIGPRTAQVIREAVAGEVPAYLERLETETEESGRLAEGGERLLALLRGDCHLHSDWSDGGSPIEEMGRTAAELGHDWAVLTDHSPRLTVANGLSPERLRRQLAEIAELNERWAPFRLLTGIECDINLDGSLDQEDELLEQLDLVVVSVHFKLRMDPGPMTRRLLAAVRHPQANVLGHCTGRLITGRGRPESRFDADEVFAACAESGTAVEINSRPERLDPPRRLLRRAVEAGTLFAVDTDAHAPGQLDWQIYGCARAEECGVPPERVVTTWTADELLAWTREGTVPDRA, from the coding sequence ATGGACCCGGTCCGGGCCCTGGAGCGGATCGCCTTCCTGCTGGAGCGCGGCGGGGCCGACACCTACCGTGTCCAGGCCTTCCGCACGGCCGCCCGCACCGTCGCCGCGATGCCCGGCGGCGAAGCCGTCCAACGGGTGACGAACGGCTCACTGGAGCGGGTCAAGGGCATCGGCCCCAGGACCGCACAGGTCATCCGCGAGGCGGTGGCCGGAGAGGTCCCCGCCTATCTGGAGCGGCTGGAGACCGAGACCGAGGAGAGCGGACGGCTCGCCGAGGGCGGTGAGCGGCTGCTCGCGCTGCTGCGCGGCGACTGCCATCTGCACTCCGACTGGTCGGACGGCGGCAGCCCGATCGAGGAGATGGGCCGTACGGCGGCCGAGCTCGGCCACGACTGGGCGGTGCTCACCGACCACTCGCCCCGGCTGACCGTGGCCAACGGGCTCTCGCCCGAACGGCTGCGCCGACAGCTGGCCGAGATCGCCGAACTCAACGAGCGCTGGGCACCGTTCAGGCTGCTCACCGGCATCGAGTGCGACATCAACCTCGACGGCTCCCTCGACCAGGAGGACGAACTCCTTGAACAGCTCGACCTGGTGGTCGTCTCCGTCCACTTCAAACTGCGGATGGACCCCGGCCCGATGACCCGGCGGCTCCTCGCGGCCGTCCGCCATCCGCAGGCCAACGTCCTCGGGCACTGCACGGGTCGGCTGATCACCGGCCGGGGCCGCCCGGAGTCGCGGTTCGACGCCGACGAGGTCTTCGCCGCCTGCGCGGAGTCGGGCACGGCGGTGGAGATCAACAGCCGGCCCGAGCGGCTGGACCCGCCCCGGCGGCTGCTGCGCCGCGCCGTCGAGGCGGGCACGCTCTTCGCCGTCGACACCGACGCGCACGCACCCGGACAGCTGGACTGGCAGATCTACGGCTGCGCCCGAGCCGAGGAGTGCGGAGTCCCGCCGGAGCGCGTCGTCACCACGTGGACGGCGGACGAGCTGCTGGCCTGGACGCGCGAGGGCACGGTCCCGGACCGGGCCTGA